In the genome of Triticum urartu cultivar G1812 chromosome 5, Tu2.1, whole genome shotgun sequence, one region contains:
- the LOC125508490 gene encoding uncharacterized protein LOC125508490, with amino-acid sequence MEAMTGKGGAKPVPNYLRPSTGSCHDACKHGGHHAFVEKQEAPRAQPKPRKKQQPSASDDQNQKRRLVKVRSVSRRRVVDFSKPDKADTPAGGSEIVVEWKDIVAYDAVPAPAPADGPSHQQPDGRKKKRDVMKGKTPFAKTTHPETPVKNPTESLNKRLAKTVRSTLTGKASIKKPQAAADKKEAGKRTESVKPPKAKKPMTLPVENKEIVQGDTTGDVKQGKSLYTPDQEERAAIAESSRAHRRAKSMSISSRSVRFPFTRQATNNSATFKLRSKSSKAPVLPSEQEKPTRLRFRKGRAAGEESSGGIQLRARSLRRRGSGLSGGAHAGFVVPELTLRHQKTLERKESRRLSNNLIEETASKLAKSRRSRVKSLVGAFESLISKIGK; translated from the coding sequence ATGGAGGCCATGACTGGAAAAGGCGGCGCCAAGCCCGTCCCCAACTATCTTCGGCCATCGACCGGGTCGTGCCACGATGCGTGCAAGCACGGCGGCCATCACGCGTTCGTGGAGAAACAGGAAGCTCCAAGGGCCCAACCCAAACCCCGGAAGAAGCAGCAGCCATCAGCTTCGGATGACCAGAACCAAAAGAGAAGGCTGGTCAAGGTACGGTCGGTGTCACGTAGGCGTGTCGTAGATTTCAGCAAACCCGACAAGGCCGATACGCCGGCCGGTGGGAGCGAGATTGTTGTTGAGTGGAAGGACATCGTGGCCTATGACGCAGTGCCAGCTCCTGCTCCTGCCGATGGACCATCTCATCAACAACCTgatgggaggaagaagaagagggatGTGATGAAGGGGAAAACACCATTTGCCAAGACCACCCATCCGGAGACTCCTGTCAAGAACCCAACCGAATCACTGAACAAGAGGCTGGCTAAGACCGTCAGGTCGACGCTCACCGGGAAGGCCTCCATCAAGAAGCCTCAAGCCGCCGCTGACAAGAAGGAGGCTGGCAAGAGAACAGAGAGTGTAAAGCCACCGAAAGCGAAGAAACCCATGACACTGCCCGTCGAAAACAAGGAAATTGTCCAGGGTGACACAACTGGTGATGTTAAGCAGGGGAAGTCACTCTACACTCCTGACCAAGAAGAGCGTGCTGCCATTGCTGAATCAAGCAGGGCACATCGGAGGGCCAAGAGCATGAGCATCAGCAGCCGATCGGTGCGCTTCCCGTTCACCCGACAAGCGACCAATAACTCGGCCACCTTCAAGCTGCGCTCCAAGAGCAGCAAGGCACCCGTCCTCCCATCCGAACAAGAGAAGCCCACGCGGCTCAGGTTCAGAAAGGGGAGAGCAGCCGGCGAGGAGTCCAGCGGCGGCATCCAGCTCAGGGCCAGGAGCCTGCGGAGGCGAGGGAGCGGCCTGTCCGGCGGCGCACACGCGGGCTTCGTGGTGCCGGAGTTGACGCTGAGGCACCAAAAGACGCTGGAGAGGAAGGAGAGCCGGAGGCTGTCTAACAACCTGATCGAGGAGACGGCGAGCAAGCTGGCCAAGAGCAGGAGGAGCAGGGTCAAGTCCCTGGTTGGGGCTTTTGAATCTCTCATCTCCAAGATTGGAAAGTAG